Below is a window of Staphylococcus succinus DNA.
AAAATGCTCATACAAGTATCGAATCTGACATTTATGATTATTTAAAACCAGAAAACTGTGTAAGTCGTAGAATCAGTTATGGTTCAACTGGACAAGAAGCAGTTAAACAACAATTAAAAGTAATCAAAGCACAAAAATAACTTTAAACTACATTTAAGGATTGGAACAAACATAACTTGTTGTTCCAATCCTTTTTCCTTTTTTAATTCTTTTTTATTTCATACTTCTTTTACACACCTTTAACATTTTACAGTAAAAAAACAACTAATTAACTTACAATTAATATATCAAACTATAATTAATTTTTTATACTTTTAATTAAGAATACGTAAATAGTGTTTAAAATATTATATTCAAAGGTAATATGTATGTACAGTTCAAATTAAGGAGTGAAGCACTATGAAAAATGTGAAAAGAATTATGGTATCAAGTATGACGGTTTTATCTTTATCATTACTAGCCTCTACCTCTATGGCAAAGGCTGATGAAAATAACGATGCATCTCAAGTTCAAACAAAAACAGTAGCACAACAGCAAGATACCCAAAAGCAAAATCAAGTCAACACTCAAGAACAAGACTCACCTCAATCACAGTCTTCTACGAATGAACAATCATCTGTAGCATCCCAAGATGATACTACTAAAGAACTGGAACCAAATGCTTCACAAACACAAACTCAAGATACTACTAAAAACCAAACACAACCAACTGAACATACAAACAACGAAAATACTACTTCGTCAGCAAAAACAGTTAACGAGGCCGACGATAAAAGTGCAGATACTAAGGAAATACATAATTTAAATGGAGAGAAATATGCAACGATTGCTCATAGAGGTGCAAGTGGCTATGCACCAGAGCATACATTTCCCGCATATGATAAGAGTCACAATGAAATAGGCGCTTCATACATTGAAATCGATTTACAAATGACTAAAGATGGTAAACTCGTAGCAATGCACGATGAAACTGTAGATAGAACAACTAACGGCACAGGTAGAGTAGATTCATATACATTAAAAGAACTTAAAAAACTAGATGCCGGTAGTAAATTTAATGAACAAAATCCTGACTATGCTGATGAAGCATATAAAGGAGCGAAAGTCCCTACATTAGATCAAATTATTGATCGATATGGTGCAAATGCTAATTACTATATCGAAACAAAATCACCAGATGTTTATCCAGGTATGGAAGAAAAGTTACTTGATACCTTAGATAAGCATAATTTACTTACCAACGATGCTTTAAATAATGGACATGTCATCGTTCAATCTTTTTCACAAGATAGTATTGAAAAAATGAACAACTTAAACCCAGATGTTCCTTTAGTAAGACTTTTAAATAAGGGTGAGTTGCCTAATCTGTCCGAACAAGATTTAGAATACATCAAAAAATTTGCGATTGGTGTAGGTCCACATTATACTGATTTAACTAAAGATAATGTAAAAAATTTAAAAGAACTCGGCTTCTTAGTACACCCTTATACTGTTAATACCAAAGCAGATATGGAACGTTTAAATAGTTATGGTGTTGATGGCGTATTCACTAATTACGCTGACATTTATAAACAAGTTGTAGAAGATAGTAAATAAACATCTACACACTTTAAAATACTTTAATAATAAAAGTATGAATACGCCTTTTTAGATTTAAAAGAACCCATTCGTTAGCAATGAATGGGTTCTTTTCTATAATTATCCAATAATTTTATAAGTATTCATCCTAATCGCTAATTCATTAAATCTTACAATCTTTCACGTATAGTATGCTTTACAATGTCACGCTTCATAGAAGTCAGTGATTAATTATAAACTAAATATTATAATATGATTGCGTTAACGTTTTGAATCAACACCGAAATATTAAATCTAGTAAGTAACCTTTAGCAACAACATATACTTACTTACTAAATTTAATATAAAAAAGGTGATTTCTATTGAAATAAAAATAGAAATCACCTTTTTAAATTCTGAGAATTTCATATCCCAGATACTGCTTCATCTATAATAGATTAAAGTCCTACGTTCACTTATGCCCAACCACGATATCGTGCAGCTTCTGCTGTACGTTTAATACCTACAATATACGCTGCTAAGCGCATATCAATTTTACGGTTTTGTGATAATTCATAAATCGTATCAAATGCAGTTATTAATTTTTCACGTAATTTTGTATTTACTTCTTCTTCAGTCCAATAATAACCTTGGTTATTTTGCACCCATTCAAAGTAAGAAACTGTCACGCCTCCAGCGCTCGCTAATACATCTGGTACCAATAATATGCCACGCTCAGTTAAAATACGTGTACCTTCTGGCGTAGTTGGACCATTTGCTGCTTCAACCACAACATCAGCTTTAATATCATTAGCATTTTCAGCTGTAATTTGATTTGAAATTGCTGCTGGTACTAATACATCACAGTCGATTTCAAATAACTCTTTATTTGAAATTGTTTCCTCAAATAAATTAGTTACAGTGCCGAAGCTATCTCTTCTATCTAGTAAATAATCGATATCTAAACCTTCTGGATCGTGTAATGCACCGTATGCATCTGAAATACCTACAATTTTTGCTCCCATGTCATATAAGAACTTAGCCAAGAAGCTACCTGCATTACCAAAACCTTGAATTACGACGCGTGCACCTTCGATTTCAAGACCTCTTCTTTTAGCAGCTTGTTCAATTGCAATGACTACGCCTAATGCTGTTGAACGATCACGACCTTGTGATCCCCCTAAAACAATAGGTTTACCAGTAATAAAACCTGGTGAATTGAATTTGTCTAATGAACTATATTCATCCATCATCCATGCCATAATTTGAGAGTTTGTAAATACGTCTGGCGCTGGAATATCTTTAGTCGGTCCAACGAATTGAGAAATTGAGCGAACATATCCACGGGATAAACGTTCCACTTCATGTATACTCATTTGTCGTGGGTCACAAATAATTCCACCTTTACCACCGCCATATGGTAAATCCACAATGCCACATTTCAATGTCATCCACATTGATAATGCTTTAACTTCCTCTTCGTCCACGTCAGGATGGAATCTTACTCCACCTTTAGTTGGTCCAACAGCATCATTATGCTGCGCACGGTACCCAGTAAACGTTTTAACAGTACCGTCATCCATACGTACAGGAATTCTGACCTGTAAAAATCTTAAAGGTTCCTTCACTAAATCGTACATACCGTCGTCAAATCCCAGTTTATGCAATGCTTCTTTAATAATTTGTTGCGTAGAAGTAACTAAATTATTATTCTCAGTCATGATCCATTTCGCCTCTTTTTCGTCACTAATGATTTCGCTTTCATGCTAATTGTAACATAAGATTTTTCTTTTTAAAGTCTTTTCAAAACTTATGTTATGGAACTGTATATTTACGCAAAAACGCTTCTTACTTTGTCTAATGCAAAGTCTAATTCTTCTTTTGAAATAATGAGTGGTGGCGCAAATCTAATCACAGTATCATGTGTTTCTTTACATAATAATCCCTGCTCTTTTAGCGCTTCACAATACGGTCTAGCATTCTCATTTAATTCAATACCAATAAACAATCCACGGCCACGCACTTCTTTAATTGAAGGGTGGTCTATCTTTTCTAATTCTGATTTGAAGTAGTTACCTAATTCTAATGATCGTCCAGGTAAATCTTCGTCTACAATCACATCTAATGCTGCATTGGATACCGCGCAAGCAAGTGGGTTACCTCCAAATGTAGAACCATGTGATCCTGGTGTAAATACGCCTAAAACTTCTTCATCTGCTAATACTACAGAGATAGGTAATACTCCGCCACCTAAAGCTTTACCTAAGATATATACATCTGGCTTAACATCGTCCCAGTCTGTTGCAAATAATTTACCAGAACGGCCTAATCCAGCTTGAATTTCATCGGCAATAAATAAAATATTATGTTCATCACATAATTCTCTGATTGCTTTTAAGTAACCTTCTGGCGGTACATTAATTCCAGCTTCACCTTGGATAGGTTCAATTAGAATTGCAGCAGTATTTTCATTGATACCAGCTTTAACAGCTTCGATATCTCCAAAATCAACTTTACGGAATCCTTCTAATAATGGGCCGTATCCACGTTGATATTCAGCCTCTGATGATAATGATACTGGCGCCATTGTACGACCATGGAAGTTACCATTGAACGCAAGAATTTCTGCTTTATCTGGCTCGATATTTTTAACATCATAAGCCCAACGACGTGCTGCTTTCAAAGCAGTTTCAACCGCTTCCGCACCTGTGTTCATTGGTAAAGCTTTTTCTTTACCTGAGAGCTTACAAATTTTTTCATACCATTCCCCTAGATTTTCACTATGGAAAGCACGAGAAACTAATGTAACTTTATCCGCTTGATCTTTTAGTGCTTGAATAATCTTTGGATGTCTATGGCCTTGGTTTACAGCTGAATAAGCTGATAACATATCCATATACTTGTTACCTTCTGGATCTTTCACCCAAACACCTTCAGCATCCGAAATGACAATCGGAAGCGGTACGTAGTTTGACGCTCCATAATGATTTGTTAATTCAATGATTTCTTCTGATCTTGACATGATATCTCCCCTTAGTTTAAATTTAAGAGCCTTTAAACTCTTTAAATGATACTCATTCATAGCATAACGTATTTGCAAGACAACTGAAACTATTTTCTTAAAATGCCCAATTCCCAAGGGTTATGAATCGAAAAGTACCACAAAGTACAATTAAAAAATATCACTTTAACTTCATTTCTTTTATGTAAGCCCTTACATATATAATGACATATATCCCTACACTTATACAAGGCAATTCTATTATTTTATAAAATTAATTTATTTCCAATTAAAATTACAATAAATTGTATAATTAGTCATATCAAAGCTTGCTGTAACGCTTATATAAACTTTCGGTATTCATTAGCATTCATTACTTTAAAAAGAAGAATAAAAATTATTTTGATTTAATAACTTTCTTTCCAATCATAAATAAGTTGCTGATAATCTGCCGAAAATGCGTTTATATGTATCATATTATTTACTTGAACATGAATCCATGTCTTAAATTCATTAATTAAATATTGTCTGATCACGCTTTAAACCACCTTCATATATAAACTTTAATATACTAAGGTTAATAAGTTTGATTCATAAATACATCCATCTTTAGTCTTAAATAACAAATGGAGTATAGATACACTGATATCAGGGTATCTATACTCCATGGTTATATGCTAAATTCTATTTTTCATCTTTTCTAGGAAGTGGATAAAATCTTTGATTAAATTGTGTCCAAAGTTTTTCTGGTAAATGGTGTTTGTTTTCATCATCAGGATCAAATTCGGAAATAATTTGGTCTTCGTTACCTTCTTTAATTTTGCTCACAAAATTATGATCTAATAAAATGCCTCTACCTAATGCAATTAGTTCTGCGTTTGTTGATTCAATACCATCTAAAGCTTGTTCTGCTGTGAAGATTGAACCTATACCTATAAGCGGCATACGACCATCAATCCATTGATGTAATAAATCAATGCGCTCTTGACCTTCATATTTACCTTCACGTGTTTTAGAATGAATATCAAATAATGACACATGTAAATAATCTAGCGGTTTTTCAATAAGATGTTTAATTAATGTTTCAGTTATTTCCATACTTATTCCTGGTGACTCTGCTTCTTCTGGTGAAAATCTATATCCTACGATAAAATCTTTATTACCATATTTTTTAACTGTTTCAGTTACTTCATCAACAACTAAAGAAGCAAATTTCAAACGATCTTCGCCCCATTCGTCATTTCTACGGTTATAATAAGGTGATACGAATTGATGGATTAAATAATGGTTAGCACCATGAATTTCTACACCGTCAAATCCCGCTTCTATTACTCGGCGTGTAGCTTCACCAAAGTCTTTAATCGTATTTTCAATTTCTTCAACTGTGATTTCACGTGCATGATGTTCTTCTTGTTCACCAAAACTTTTCATTGAGATAGGACTTGGTGCTGCTACATCCCCATTAGGTGTTAAGTTTGGTAATGCTTGTGCACCACCATGATGAATTTGTACCACTGCTTTTGCACCATTTTTCTTCATGGCTTTAGCTAATCGTTTTAAGCCTTCTAAATCTGAATCATGTGCTACTGAAGGTTGACCTGGAAAAGCTTTACCAATATCAGTAACATTACTTGCTGCAGATATAGCTAAACCTACATCTTTTGAGCGT
It encodes the following:
- a CDS encoding NADH-dependent flavin oxidoreductase, with the translated sequence MNKKFQPLFEKLTLPNKVVLENRFVLAPLTHVSSNDDGTISDEEVVYMEQRSKDVGLAISAASNVTDIGKAFPGQPSVAHDSDLEGLKRLAKAMKKNGAKAVVQIHHGGAQALPNLTPNGDVAAPSPISMKSFGEQEEHHAREITVEEIENTIKDFGEATRRVIEAGFDGVEIHGANHYLIHQFVSPYYNRRNDEWGEDRLKFASLVVDEVTETVKKYGNKDFIVGYRFSPEEAESPGISMEITETLIKHLIEKPLDYLHVSLFDIHSKTREGKYEGQERIDLLHQWIDGRMPLIGIGSIFTAEQALDGIESTNAELIALGRGILLDHNFVSKIKEGNEDQIISEFDPDDENKHHLPEKLWTQFNQRFYPLPRKDEK
- a CDS encoding Glu/Leu/Phe/Val family dehydrogenase; the encoded protein is MTENNNLVTSTQQIIKEALHKLGFDDGMYDLVKEPLRFLQVRIPVRMDDGTVKTFTGYRAQHNDAVGPTKGGVRFHPDVDEEEVKALSMWMTLKCGIVDLPYGGGKGGIICDPRQMSIHEVERLSRGYVRSISQFVGPTKDIPAPDVFTNSQIMAWMMDEYSSLDKFNSPGFITGKPIVLGGSQGRDRSTALGVVIAIEQAAKRRGLEIEGARVVIQGFGNAGSFLAKFLYDMGAKIVGISDAYGALHDPEGLDIDYLLDRRDSFGTVTNLFEETISNKELFEIDCDVLVPAAISNQITAENANDIKADVVVEAANGPTTPEGTRILTERGILLVPDVLASAGGVTVSYFEWVQNNQGYYWTEEEVNTKLREKLITAFDTIYELSQNRKIDMRLAAYIVGIKRTAEAARYRGWA
- a CDS encoding ornithine--oxo-acid transaminase, with translation MSRSEEIIELTNHYGASNYVPLPIVISDAEGVWVKDPEGNKYMDMLSAYSAVNQGHRHPKIIQALKDQADKVTLVSRAFHSENLGEWYEKICKLSGKEKALPMNTGAEAVETALKAARRWAYDVKNIEPDKAEILAFNGNFHGRTMAPVSLSSEAEYQRGYGPLLEGFRKVDFGDIEAVKAGINENTAAILIEPIQGEAGINVPPEGYLKAIRELCDEHNILFIADEIQAGLGRSGKLFATDWDDVKPDVYILGKALGGGVLPISVVLADEEVLGVFTPGSHGSTFGGNPLACAVSNAALDVIVDEDLPGRSLELGNYFKSELEKIDHPSIKEVRGRGLFIGIELNENARPYCEALKEQGLLCKETHDTVIRFAPPLIISKEELDFALDKVRSVFA
- a CDS encoding glycerophosphodiester phosphodiesterase, whose product is MEPNASQTQTQDTTKNQTQPTEHTNNENTTSSAKTVNEADDKSADTKEIHNLNGEKYATIAHRGASGYAPEHTFPAYDKSHNEIGASYIEIDLQMTKDGKLVAMHDETVDRTTNGTGRVDSYTLKELKKLDAGSKFNEQNPDYADEAYKGAKVPTLDQIIDRYGANANYYIETKSPDVYPGMEEKLLDTLDKHNLLTNDALNNGHVIVQSFSQDSIEKMNNLNPDVPLVRLLNKGELPNLSEQDLEYIKKFAIGVGPHYTDLTKDNVKNLKELGFLVHPYTVNTKADMERLNSYGVDGVFTNYADIYKQVVEDSK